A single Anabas testudineus chromosome 10, fAnaTes1.2, whole genome shotgun sequence DNA region contains:
- the LOC113160528 gene encoding uncharacterized protein LOC113160528, with protein sequence MIVFWVTLLLLQQGYSLVPVITVQVDEPVTFTCVLPDDDLSRTEVYWYKQSAGGNLKLIVTLQNNVNPVYSSGFSVSRFEERLHKNISTLTILRTTEEDEGMYHCAVLDSWTQNHWSGTYLSVKGNSERTSTVVQTVSDPVLPGDSVTLQCSVLSDSDNKTCPGDHSVYWFRAGSDQSHPEIIYTGGNNECEKRSHSVKSCVYRFSKNVSSSDAGTYYCAVATCGQILFGDGTKLRIEQKKSEFIALVTLIVSLAISVIGNIVFICYRSPACEQFKGRESDSSQSRHDNQDNMSRPVHDLTIDGHDLNYAALQFSRGKGTRGKKKKELRTEEIVYSQVKY encoded by the exons ATGATCGTGTTCTGGGTGACATTGCTTCTCCTCCAACAAGGAT aTTCACTTGTTCCTGTGATCACGGTTCAAGTTGATGAACCTGTGACCTTCACATGTGTTTTACCTGATGACGATTTGAGCCGTACAGAAGTCTACTGGTACAAGCAGAGTGCTGGGGGTAATCTAAAATTaattgtgacactgcagaataATGTAAATCCTGTGTACAGCTCAGGCTTTTCTGTCTCAAGATTTGAAGAAAGACTTCATAAGAATATTAGCACTCTGACGATTTTGAGGACgactgaagaagatgaaggaatgtatcactgtgctgttttggaTTCTTGGACTCAGAATCATTGGAGTGGGACCTATTTGTCAGTAAAAG gaaacagtgagaggacatcaactgttgttcagacagtcTCTGATCCAGTCCTTCCAGGAGACTCAGTGACTCTCCAGTGTTCAGTCCTCTCGGACTCTGACAACAAGACGTGTCCAGGAGATCACAGTGTGTACTGGTTCAGAGCGGGATCAGATCAATCTCATCCTGAAATCATCTACACTGgtggaaataatgaatgtgaGAAGAGATCTCACTCTGTGAAGAGCTGTGTTTATCGCTTCTCTAAAAACGTCAGCTCCTCTGATGCTGGgacttattactgtgctgtggccacatgtggacagattttatttggagaTGGAACAAAACTGCGAATCG AACAAAAAAAGTCTGAATTTATTGCATTGGTGACATTAATAGTCTCTTTGGCCATTTCTGTGAttggaaatattgtttttatctgttacCGAAGTCCAGCGTGTGAACAATTTAAAG GAAGAGAAAGTGACTCTTCACAATCAAGACATGACAATCAAGACAACATGAGCCGTCCAGTACATGACTTA ACTATCGATGGACATGATCTGAACTACGCTGCATTACAGTTCTCTAGAGGAAAAGGcacaagaggaaagaagaagaaagagttGAGGACTGAAGAAATTGTATATTCTCAAGTTAAATACTGA
- the LOC113160949 gene encoding uncharacterized protein LOC113160949 yields the protein MIVFWVTLLLLQQGYSLVPVITVQVDEPVTFTCVLPDEDLYGRELYWYKQSAGDNLKLIVTVKKSINHEYSSGFSASRFEERLHKNISTLTILRTTEEDEGMYHCSVLDSWTQNHWSGTYLSLKGNSDRRSNYTVVQTVSDPVRPGDSVTLQCSVLSDSDNKTCPGDSVYWFRAGSDKSHPEIIYTGGNNECEKRSDSVKSCVYRFSKTVSSSDTGTYYCAVATCGQILFGKGTNLQIEQRKSEFIAVATLIVCLAISVIGNIVFICYRSPASEQCKGRESASSQSRHDNQDNMSRPVHDLTVDGHDLNYAALHFSGGKGTRGKKKKELKTEESVYSQVKY from the exons ATGATCGTGTTCTGGGTGACATTGCTTCTCCTCCAACAAGGAT ATTCACTTGTTCCTGTGATCACGGTTCAAGTTGATGAACCTGTGACCTTCACATGCGTTTTACCTGATGAAGATTTATATGGTAGAGAGCTCTACTGGTACAAGCAGAGTGCTGGGGATAATCTAAAATTAAttgtgacagtgaagaaaagTATAAATCATGAGTATAGCTCAGGCTTTTCTGCCTCACGATTTGAAGAAAGACTTCATAAGAATATTAGCACCCTGACGATTTTGAGGACgactgaagaagatgaaggaatGTATCACTGCTCTGTTTTGGATTCTTGGACTCAGAATCATTGGAGTGGGACCTATTTGTCATTAAAAG GAAACAGTGACAGGAGATCAAACTatactgttgttcagacagtcTCTGATCCAGTCCGTCCAGGAGACTCAGTGACTCTCCAGTGTTCAGtcctctctgactctgacaacAAGACGTGTCCAGGAGACAGTGTgtactggttcagagctggatcCGATAAATCTCATCCAGAAATCATCTACACTGgtggaaataatgaatgtgaGAAGAGATCTGACTCTGTGAAGAGCTGTGTTTATCGCTTCTCTAAGACCGTCAGCTCCTCTGACACTGGAacttattactgtgctgtggccacatgtggacagattttatttggaaaagGAACAAACCTGCAAATTG AACAAAGAAAGTCTGAATTTATTGCAGTGGCGACATTAATAGTCTGTTTGGCCATTTCTGTGAttggaaatattgtttttatctgttacCGAAGTCCAGCGTCTGAACAATGTAAAG GTAGAGAAAGTGCCTCTTCACAATCAAGACATGACAATCAAGACAACATGAGCCGTCCAGTACATGACTTA ACTGTCGATGGACATGATCTGAACTACGCTGCGTTACATTTCTCTGGAGGAAAAGGcacaagaggaaagaagaagaaagagttGAAGACTGAAGAAAGTGTATATTCTCAAGTTAAATACTGA